One Emys orbicularis isolate rEmyOrb1 chromosome 20, rEmyOrb1.hap1, whole genome shotgun sequence genomic window, AAGACCTGGGAGTCCGTGTCTGTGGACTTGCTCTTCGTGTTCGCAGTGGTGCTGGCGGCCTCCTCGCTGAAGGCCCTTTCGAAGGCTGAGAAGAGGGAGCGGCGCACCTTCTCCTTAAAGTCCTGACCCATGAAGACGTAGAGGATGGGGTTGAGGCAGCTGTTGATGAAGGCCAGGCTGGCGGTCAAGGGGAGGCCGACAATGAGGGCGGTGTCCAGGCTGGGTGTCCGGTTCATCTCCAGGAAGGAGAAGATGTGGTAGGGgagccagcagaggaagaaagccACGATCACAGCGGCAATGACCTTGAAGGGCTTCCCAGATCGGGCCAGTTGGTTCCTCTTTAGCTTGGCCAAGATGGCAACGTAGCAGCACACGATGACGGTGAAGGGGATAAGGAAGCCTAAGATAAAGCGGCTGATGGTCATGGCCCGGTGGTTAGTGTTAAACCTCTTTTTTCTCTGCTCCTCGGTGGCCCCTTCCCCGGCCGTGTCGAAATTGTTGTAGCAGTTGGTGATGTTCTCATTGTACGGGGAGGGATCCGTGTGGCGGAAGTATAGGTTTGGAGAACACAAGGCCAAGGCCACGACCCACACACCCAAGGCTACCAGGAAAGCCAGGTTGGGTGTGCGGTGGTTCTGGGCCCACACAGGGCGCACTACGGAGATGCATCGGTCTATGCTGATGACCATGAGGAGGTAGACGCTGGCGTAGAGATTGAGGAAGGCCAAAGCGGTGTTGATCTTACACAATGCCCTTCCAAATGGCCAGTGGAAGCCAAGGGCTGTGTAGGCCACACTGAAGGGGAGGAAGAAGGTGAAGATGAAGTCGGCCACGGCCAGGTTGAGAAACCAGATGGTATTGACCGTCCTCTTCATCCGGAAGCCGGTGATGAAGATGACCAGCCCGTTGCCCGTCACTCCCAGCACGAAGGCAATGGAATAGATCACCATGGACACCACGTGCATGCTACTAAGGAGCGCTTGCTTCCGGTCCGCATCTTCATGGCTGTAGTCAAAGTCATCATAATAGGAGGCAGTGAAGACATCCAACATATTTGTGGGGAGAGAGGTGCCCTTCACAGCCATGGGGATGTCTTCAATTCTCTCCGTCTTACCTCTTTCTCCACCTGTCAGACACCAACACAATTCCTCCATTAGTTATCTCCCCTGGCAACCTCCCGACCAGCCAGTGACTTGGAAGGAACACCACCCTTCAGAAGGGCCAAGGGAATGTGGGACTCCTGTATTCTGTTGCACCACATTTACACTCGGTGATGATAGAGAAAGGGGATAAGGAAAGGGGACTCTGAGAAGAGTGATGGGAATGATTCAAATATTGGaacacctgccttatagtgagaaaTTCCAGGAAATCCATCTGTctggcttaacaaagagaagttgaAGGGGTGAAGTTGAAGGGGttccagtctataagtacctacatggaaaACAAATATATGACCATGGGCTCTTTGGTCTAGCAACCAAAAGCCTAACAAGACcctatggctggaagttgaagcaagacaattttaagaccaaagcagactgtgaagaacttcaaaaagatctcacaaaactaagtgattgggcaacaaaatggcaaatgaaattttatgtggataaatgtaaagtaatgcacattggaaaaaataaccccaactatacatacaatatgatgggggctaatttagctacaacaagtcaggaaaaagatcttggagtcatcgtggatagttctctgaagatgtccacgcaatGTACAGAgatagtcaaaaaagcaaacaggatgttaggaatcattaaaaaggggatagagaataagactgagaatatattattgcccttatataaatcgatggtacgcccacatctcgaatactgcatacagatgtggtctcctcatctcaaaaaagatataatggctctagaaaaggttcaaaaaagggcaactaaaatgattaggggtttggaaccggtcccatatgaggagagattaaagagggtaggactcttcagcttggaaaagaggagactaaggggggatatgatagaggtctataaaatcatgagtgatgtggagaaagtggataaggaaaagttatataattattcccataatacaagaactaggggtcaccaaatgaaattaataggcagcaggtttaaaacaaattaaaggaagttcttcttcacgcagcgcacagtcaacttgtggaactccttacctgaggaggttgtgaaggctaggattataacagcgtttaaaagagaactgaataaattcatggtggttaagtccattaatgactattagccaggatgggtaaggaatggtgtccctagcctctgattgtcagagggtggagatggatggcaggagagagatcacttgatcattgcctgttatgttcactccctctggggcacctggcattggacactgtcggtagacaggatactggtctagaaggacctttggtctgacccggggtatggccgttcttatgttcttatgttatgttcttatgtaaattgGAAAAAAGAGGCAATTTTTTAACGGTGACGGAATTCACCCTCAGAATAACTTCCTAACGGCtctagtggattctccatcactggcagtttCAAAATCAAGACTGGAGTTGTTTCTAAAAGTTCGGCTTTAGTTCAAGCAGGAATAACTGGGGGGAGGTCTATGGTCTGTGTTGGATGCCATTGGGTGCCCTCCAATAATGCACTTTTCAGTTTGTTGGTGATTCCAAACCATCGAGGAGGAAAAATTGTTTCAGATCGAACCAcaatgaaatttttttgcaattttcagtgactgaaaaagtcagaaaaaatcagtttggggaACCATTTCCTTCGACCCAAACAGAACGATTTCGTTTGGATCTCAAGTGTTTTTCATGGCTTTGAATCATTTAAAAATTGATAAAATTCAAGGATATTTCAAAATGAGAAGTAATTTCAAATAGTCACTTTTCATTTCCAAAAATGCCCAGTGGAAACATTTCAATGGGGGGGGCGGTTGTTTTTTTGGCAGGCCTACGGGGGGCGAGATCCTGAAATGAACAATTTAGTGAAACCGGCCTGGATTCATGAAATGTTCcagtgtcaccaaatctgcatttttcacttaaaaaaacaatttgATCAAAATATTTCACCAGGTGATACTCAAAAATCTGTAGGCTGCCAGTGGTGGGCCCTGGACACTGAGAAATtcagatgaaaaatcaaaatgcctGTTGTTTGTTGCATGTTGCACCACGATCAGCgaattatttattactatttcaGTGGGGTTTAAATTATTATTCACCACAGGCCCTCCCACAGTTACCCCATCATGACCTTCAAACCATGCAATAGGGGACGAATGACCCAAATGTGGGaaacctgggaggggaggggttctgTGCCCCACAGTGATTAGCAGGCTGTTCGTTAATAGCTCCCCTCCCACCCGCGATACGCCTTGCAAACTTTCAGAAAAGAGTTGGGGATAATCAgcatgcctgggttctattcccacctctggatggggggaggggttcagggggttagagcagggtggctggggtcaggactcctgggttctggtacTGGtactaggaggggagtggggaccagTGGTTTATAGCTGGGAGGGTTGGCTTTTAGGGTTCCTGGCTCtgggatctagtggttacagTGGTGGGTACAGCCCATCTAACCAAGTCCATCAATCTGGCACATTCCTTCTGAGAGGCAGCATCTCCACTTGAGAAAAACTTCCCACAGTCAGACCACCGCTACCCCGAACTCTGCCCCCAGTTAACTGATCTGTGCGGGGAGAGCTGGGGCTGCCTCCCCAGCTTTTGCAGGGCAAAGACCTGTGGGCCTTGAGTTAAACGAAGGGCTGAGAAGTGCACGGAAAGATTTGTAAAAACTGTAGCAACTCATTCCAGTAAACTCTGGTAACCTGGCAGCTGGAAGGCTCTCtgcccccctctagtggctgccagcctgctactgcagctatttCTTCAGCACACCCTGCACAAAAACACCTGCTTTTCGAGACCCAGGCCTCAGGATCCGTCCCACCCGATATCGCAACCCACGGGTGGTTGTTACACAGCGGAAGAGGAAAGACAGACTCCACGCCACCCCGTCTCAGCACCACTTCCTCTTCTGCATGGGAAGGGAGCTCTGGCTACTTTAGTTATTAGATTTTACCCCTCCAGAACCAAGAATACAGCCCAgcagtcctggctctcagccccccactctcctcccagagccatggtagaacccaggaatcctggtttCCAGTCCCCCTCtaatccactagaccccactctgctcccagagctagggagagaacccaggagtcttggttcccagtccccctgctctaacccctagacccaactcccctccccagagccacatagggaacccaggaatcctggccaCCCTCTAATACCTCTGAGTGCTCACGGTGTGTGTGATGTCTCCTTTCCTATCTGTGGGGCTCTCTAAGGGCGGCTGCCCCTGGCTGATCGTCCTCTCTGAAGCCAGCCCCGTCTGCTCCTCTCGGGTAGAGGATCTCACACCCTCCTGAGGTCCGGGATGGCTTTGTATTGTGCTGTCAGCAGGGCGTGATCCGCAGCACTTGCCCAACACAGGAAGTGCACTGAGCCTCTGACCCAACAGCGAGAACAGCGGAAAAGTGAGGTAACCCCTGAAATCTGCACAGGCGTggaacaggactcctgggttctatccctggctctggctgaGGAGTGGCACCTTTTCCCAGCATCTCAGCATTGATCCCCAATGTGGTGGCTGCAGCTCACATAGGTTGACTCTGTCTGGGGCCAGGAAGCTGGTTTTCTGTGGGATTCTTTGCGGGGGAGGCTCTGTGGGGCTCAGCGGAGGAGAAGGCGCagaggggggggctggggctgccagcaTCTGCAAACCTCAAAGGCGTCCAGCTCTGGCTCTACCTGCTGAATGTCACAACAtccccccctacccccctgaCTCACCCCTGGACCTCAGCACAGAATCAGCCTCGCGGCTCTCAGAGACAGATGCTCCCATTCGGGGTGGCCATGAGCCAAGAGCAGGTGTGGAGACACAGCCACATCCTGGCACAGCCCGGGCCTTTTCGCAGCAGGGCAAGTGGAGGCAGTCGAGGAATTACAGAGGGGTGGCTGAGGGCAGAGAATGAAGTGGAGGCCGGTTCATACCAGACCATCCATCTGAGAAATGACTTGTAGAGCTGgcgatggaacccaggagtttgACCCCTCAGCCTTgcctgctgctctaaccactagaccccgctcccctcccagagccagggagagaacccaggagacctggctcccagcccctcctgctctaaccactagatcccactcccctcccagagccagggagagaacccaggagtcctggctcccagcaccctgctctaaccactagaccccactccccttctagaGCTGGGGTGAGACCCCAGGAGCCCCTAGGTCGTCCTGGGTCctgccctccctgctctccctaaAAAGCCCTAGGGGCAAGAACCAaacccctctgcagccccccaTCGCAGCCAGacaagccccaccccacccccgtctctCTGCTCCTCTTCTAATTTTCAGAGCCGCTTGCTAGGAAATCTGGGTGCTGTCCAGTGCTGAGACACTTTCAAAGAAGGCAGAACCGGGCCCTTCTCCGGAAACTCCTGCCCTGTCCAGGGTGGCAGAGGGGGGCGGATACTGGGATTATGTGACCCTGGGCTCCCCAGCATTTACCCTCTCCACATGACGGCACAGATATTTGTCCAAAATATGCCTTGAGAGTTGTCCTTTGAAAACTGCCAGCAGCAGGCATCTCAGGCCTATCTGCACGCGCCGTTCAGGTCGGCATGAGACGTGACATTATGGATTCCCTCACTGCTATTCTGCTCCACCATGGAGAAACCCCGGCAGCCTCACCTAGGTGAGGGTAACCAGCCGGCCTGGCCTCCGCAAAGCAAGGTGGTTTGCCTGCTTTTACATATCAGCCCCATCAAGGCAACCCAGCAGGGGCTGCCCTGCTCTTGGACTGGAGAGATCAAGAACTAACACTGCTCCAGAGGGACCCAGGAGGCTCAACTCCCGGAGACCATCCTGGCTTTTAGGCTGAATCCATTTGGGGATAtaaggagcagcaggaggctccATCTTAATCCTTCAGAACACAAAAAAAACAAGCGATCGGATCCCTGTGCTGCTTCCcggccagcaaaaaaaaaaacagcgaAGAGACTGGGGGTGTGAGAACCCGTCTTGAACAAAGCCTGGATCACGCTAGAGGATGTTCTAGACACTCACAGGTGtgttttcccttttatttctttgttgccatctcctcccttctccttggCACCACATACGCCAGGTGGTTAAATCACTTGTAGGACATCAGAGCTGGGTCAGCGCAGGAACGTGGGCTTCTCTGGTCCATTGACGAGCGGGAAGGTTTCACTGGCTCCACAGAGGCAGCAAACCCAACGCCTTTGCTGAGAAGGTCCAGAGAGAGGGACTGGGCCCAGTAGAGGGAGGATTTGTGGGGAAAATTCGGGGCTGGAAGAGTACTAAGATTGGCCTGCTAGGAGTACCCAAGTTGGGGGAAGCAGGCAGTTGGGGTTTGAGCTCTGGGTCAAAGTTGCGCAGCTATGAGACCAACCCGGATTACAAGGAAGGTATTGACTGGACCCCTTGTTACCCCAGAATTTCACATTCCTGCGTATACCCCAGAGCTTGTCAGTACGGCAGTAAGCCATTTTGTATGTGCCGCCACTGCCCGCTGAAAACCAAATAGCACATATCTCGGAATGATCTGAGGCCTTTGTGAGACAAGATAGACAGCTGCTCGCTTGCAgtttgctaatcagaatgggatggtgggacagaaagtgaTGGAAGGGAGTGAGTGGATAGCGACCTGGGTTTTACATGCCCGTGACATATTGTTGTTATGTCTGGAAATATTAGAAATGTTTTGAGATGCGTAGTTGCTGATATTAAGAGAACTGGTGACCCAGTAGAGGTTGTTAAGCTGACCCACTAGGAGTCACTATAGGGTATGTGCTTTCTTAGAGTTAGATGTAAAAGATTGGGTCAAAGTAAATACCTCGGAGCAGCCTCAGGGAGCTTCTCTTAGGGCAAGGAGCTGACATCTAAACTCCCCGTCAGCTGGATGGAAACAGGCCCCTGGAAGCCTGGCTTGTGATCACTCAAAACCAGCCCGTGGGTGACTATATCTGGGATGTCCCAAACCtacggcgtgtgtgtgtgtgctagctAATAAATTGTAGTTTTAGATAATGTGACAAAGCTCTGAccttgtctccgtgggtcccATGTTTCCTGgtggattttgctagcctcagaggctcactgtgaccctccatgtagcccttctctctctagaggcaagggtcacagcctactgagccattttcatcatcagccaacaagggaggtgaggagaagttACCCTCCTTCGCACAGTCTCtattgtctcccagtctcagtgattaatcagggggcgaagaggggagcctgggccccccctctactctgggctccagcccagggactctaatagtatcagctatggtagctgactttttagaaacaggacacgtacaattcactgggccacttccccacagcggCCCCCACTTTCTCAGTATCTACATCACCCTtaacctcagggcctccttccttgtgcctgatattgtttgtactgctcagtctctccaacagctCAGCTTcttcctacagctcctgacatgcgcgcccacctgactaactgggaggcttttaactagtttcagccagcccttcattggcttcaggtgtcccaaccAAACTAGCTGtcttccctgccttctggaaagatcttaattggacccaggtgtcttaattgacgtggagcagctgccatttgcttaTCCTGGTAACAGGAATTTGTTTAGCCTGTGGCTAATATATCCATCTCCCactactttactatagccatctggccttgccccatcacaataaGAACATGCTTGCTTGTGTCAATCATTTATCGGACGGAAGCACTGTGTTCCCAACGATTGATTCCTGAAGTcacctggagagaaacagttaagttacccctaactttgggttctgaaaacccccgGGTAACACCTCGCTGGTCTGGCTGAACCCCCAAATCCTCACCGTGGTTctgagctagggttgccaattttatATTCACACAAAACCGAGCACcattgccctgcccctcctctgagcccccccccgctaactccatccccccaccctctgtttctcaatctcccccaccctcactcactcactcattttaaccaggctggctcagagggttggggtgcaagaaggtgtgagggctctggtgtgggtctggggatgagagatgtggggtgaaggagggggtgccgggctgggaccgaggggtttggaggggggagggggatcaggactgggacagggggttggggtgtgggacaggggtcaggggtgcaggctcctggtgGCACttccctcaagcagctcccagcagcggcgGCATGTCCCCCACCTGGCTTCtatgtggaggcgcggccaggcagctctgcgtgctgctctgTCTGCAGACACCGCccctgcagatcccattggccacagttcctggccaatgggagctgcgaagccagcgcttggggcgggggcaacgTGTGGAACCCCATGGTTGCCCctcatgtaggagccggaggggggacatgccgatGCTTCCGGGAGCCTGCTGCATCACCGACTGGAGTTTTAATGGCCTGGtgagtggtgctgactggagccaccagggtcccttttctattggctattctggtcgaaaactggacacctggcaaccctattctgAGCCGGGGTTCTGGCAGATCTGCGCCCAGGCCTCTGGATGTGTCTGACCCAGGCTGACACAGGGAGGGGCAGGCGGCTGGCAAGGAGGCGATAGCTCCCACGGGGAGGTGAGAACGTTGACAGGGAAGTGGTCAGGGCGTTGCTCTGGCTGCTCTGTGGTCTGTCCGTCTGGGCAGCCAGCCGGAAAAGGGGGGGATGGGCTGTCACTGGGAGCCAGAACCCCcaggttctatccccggctctgggagtaGACGGGGGTCCAGTGGCTCAGAGAAGgttggactgggagccagaactcctgggttctatccctggctctgggaggggaatggggatgAGTGGGGTCacacagtgggggctgggaggcaggactcctgggt contains:
- the LOC135892411 gene encoding chemerin-like receptor 1: MEELCWCLTGGERGKTERIEDIPMAVKGTSLPTNMLDVFTASYYDDFDYSHEDADRKQALLSSMHVVSMVIYSIAFVLGVTGNGLVIFITGFRMKRTVNTIWFLNLAVADFIFTFFLPFSVAYTALGFHWPFGRALCKINTALAFLNLYASVYLLMVISIDRCISVVRPVWAQNHRTPNLAFLVALGVWVVALALCSPNLYFRHTDPSPYNENITNCYNNFDTAGEGATEEQRKKRFNTNHRAMTISRFILGFLIPFTVIVCCYVAILAKLKRNQLARSGKPFKVIAAVIVAFFLCWLPYHIFSFLEMNRTPSLDTALIVGLPLTASLAFINSCLNPILYVFMGQDFKEKVRRSLFSAFERAFSEEAASTTANTKSKSTDTDSQVF